The nucleotide window GTATTGAAAACATCGCCGAGTTTATCTGAACTTGTCATTTCGCTGAGGCTGATCTGGTTTTCAAAGGACGATCCTCCACGAAAAAAATAACTGAAGTAACTTGCAAACGTCATAATTCCCAACCCTCCGGTCTGAATCAGGGCCAGAATAATTATTTTTCCGAACACCGTGAAGTCTTTTGCAGTATCCAATGTTACTAAGCCGGTAACACACACTGCACTGGTAGAGGTAAAAAGCGCATCGAGCACACTTATTTCTTTCGTAGTTGCATTAGGCATAAGCAGCATTGCGGTGCCAAGAAATATAATGCCTATAAAACTGGAAATAAATAATTGTGCAGGGTTTATAAACGTCCTTTTAAAATTGATGTGAAGGCTTGAGAAATCTCTGATAAAGCACAGTACGATAAGCAAATAAAGGAGTCTCTGATTCACGAACCTTAAATTTCGCGAATCTAAAAAATTATATTCCAGCCGTGCTGCGTAATACAATATCACTAACAGGATTATAATTATTTCCAGTGGCCAAAGTTTCCTAGTAGCCCGGCTCTTTTTATAAATATTGTAATAAAAGATATTAAAAATGGTAAGCAGAAAGCTTAAATCATAGAAGTAAATTACTTGCGACCGGTACAGGAGTTCCTTATAAAATCCAGCTTCGATAATCATGAGACCGAAGGCCAGAAAGCTGGTATAAAATGAAAAAGTATTAAGTCTGTTATTCCACATTTTTTATAATAGGAAAGCAAATGTATTCAAAATTACTCCGGGGGCGTTCGTTTCGCCCGAAAATAGTAAATTTTTAAAACGAGATTTCATATAGGTTAAGGAGCTAAGTCCGACCCTGCTTTTAAAATTCGATATAGAAGAAGTCCATTATCTAACCTTCTCTGCGTTAAAGAAATTCGGATTCCTCACCTCGCTCTTTTTTAAGAAGCCACTATAAGACAACTGCCTTGCAAGGGAAGTCTTTGGTTTAAAGCTCAGGAATCCTGTAGGTCTGGCCGCAGGTTTTGATAAGGATGCGAAATGTTCTCGGAACTTTCTAACCTTGGTTTTGGTTTTATTGAAATAGGAACACTTACGCCAAAGGCACAGCAAGGTAATCCCAGGAAAAGACTTTTCAGGCTGGAGGAAGATTCCGCGATCATTAACCGTTTGCGCTTCAACAACGGTAGGTAGATTCAGCTGTGGAACGGCCTAAAGAGAAAAAAAAGAAAACTAATTCCGCCTCTTATTATTTAGAATTATTTTAAAAATTATAGCTTAATGCTACCCCAGTACCTGCCGATTCCAGTTTGAAATGTGGCCGGAATGCTGTGGGCTCACCATTCTCTAAAGCCAAAGCCTTTTTTGCCTGCTTGTCTGCAGCATAGGCAAAAGGGATTCCAACTCCCACCAGGCCCGCACCAATCCCTACAACAGCCCAGCCTCGGGAGGGTTTATTTTCGTATACCACTCCATTTCTAACCTCGGTCTTTTTGCCGGAGAGCGCGGGTACGATACCAAAACCGATCAGGAAGCCACCGGCATAGCCGAACACATTGGATACGGCAGCATTTGTTCTGGCTTTGTGGAAAGTGCTTGCAGCGTTGGGATCTTTAAATACACTACGGAATTCTTTCAATTTGTAGGTTTGTCCATCCTTAACTAATTTGTTTTTTTCCATTGTAACCTGTGCGGTCCCGAGTGTGAAGCTGAGCATCATCCCGAAGAGAATCATTTTTTTCATGGTGTTTATTTTTATTTTGCGGCAAAAATAGTGTTTTGTTCAATTGAATTGAGATAATTCCGGCCGACTTATGTCAGTTTCAGCAACTATTTTTTCGAATTGGTGGATTGCAGGATTGGTGGCTTGCTCATATACTGCTGCCTTTCCGTTATTATAAGACAGGAGGGTGGGGTGTTAGCTGCACGGATAGAGCAAAAAACCCTATTTTTGTGTTTCAAAATTTTCGCATGTATAAAAGCTTTATCCGCCCTTTATTATTCAAATTTGACCCTGAAGAAGTTCATTATTTTACGTTCTCTGTTTTGAAGAATTTTAAATTTCTGACTTCAATTGTATTTCCGAAACCAATTGTAGACAAGCGTCTTGAAAGGGAGGTTTTTGGATTAAAATTTAAAAATCCTGTAGGTTTGGCCGCGGGCTTTGATAAGGATGCGAAAATGTTCTCCGAACTTTCAGATCTCGGTTTTGGCTTTATTGAAATAGGAACGCTGACTCCCAAGCCTCAGGATGGAAATCCTAAGAAGAGATTATTCAGACTAAAGGAAGATTCGGCAATCATTAACCGGATGGGTTTTAATAACGGTGGTGTAGATGCTGCGGTGGAACGTCTGAAGAAAAATAAAAACGTGCTTATTGGCGGTAATATCGGAAAGAATAAAATCACGCCCAATGAAGAGGCCGTCAATGACTATATTATCTGTTTTGAAAAGCTTTTCCCTTATGTAGATTATTTTGTCGTAAATGTAAGTTCACCCAATACGCCCAATTTACGAGCTTTGCAGGATAAGGAGCCTTTAACTAAACTTTTAAGTGAACTTCAAACCCTGAATGTTGCTAAGGAAAAACCCAAGCCAATTTTGCTGAAAATCGCGCCTGATCTTACTGATGATCAACTAATGGATATCATCGATATAGTAAAGATAACCGGAATTGCGGGAGTAATTGCCACCAACACGACTCTTTCGCGTGAGGGTTTGAGATCTGAAAACAAAGTTGAAAGTGGGGGTCTTTCAGGCAAACCGCTCACCAAGCGTTCGACTGAAGTGATACGTTTCCTCTCCGAAAAAAGCAATAAAGCATTTCCAATTATTGGTGTGGGCGGTATTCATTCTGCTGAGGATGCTTTGGAAAAACTGGAAGCCGGCGCAAGCCTGGTACAACTGTATACCGGCTTTATTTATGAGGGACCTGAACTGATCCATGAGATAAACACTAAACTTCTTCAAACAGAAAAGGAACCTGTGTTTTAAAGCTTGCTGTTCGCAAATCAGATAAAAAAGTTGCTTACAGTATAAATAATCAGTCCCACCAGACCTCCCACAAGTGTTCCGTTTACACGTATAAACTGAAGGTCTTTTCCTACTTCCAGTTCAAGTTTTTCGCTTAGTTCTCTGCCTTCCCAATTGCCCACAGTAGAACTGATTAGGTGTGACGCCTGGTGCGTATTCTTCAGGATGTATTTGTAGGCCGTAACGCGCACCCAATGATCGATTTTATACTGTAGTTTCTCGTCGGTCTGAAGATTTTGCGAGAGTTCAGACAGGTTTTTCGTCAGGTAGCGTTTCAGGGCCGAATCTTCTTCCTCCAATTCCTGTGTTAAAGACTGTTTTATCGAACGCCAGATATCTGCTGAATACTCCTTGAGTTTCACATCTGTGAGGAAGTCATTCTTGATATTGCGGAACTCATCTTCCCATTTCTTCTCGGACTGGACCTCCTCAGAAAAGGCAAAAAGTTTAGCCGTAATTTCTGCACGTAAGGAGTGTCCCGGATTATTTTCAACCTCTTCGAAGAATTTTGAAAGCCCGTTGGTAATTTTATCCGCAATTGTATCATCAACGAATTTTGGAATAAGGAAATAGCTTTCTTTCTGTACCCTCTCCTTCACTATTTGCTGGTTGGTCAGTACGTATTCCTTTATCTGTTTGGCAAGACCCGTGATCATTTTCTGGTGATCTTCCTTCTCAACTAAATATTCTATTCCGCTGCCAACTATGCGGTTTATTTTCAGATCGTTGGTCATTTCCCTCGCCTTTTTTGCGATAAGTTCTGCCGCTGCGTCATCATCCAGTTTATGCAGGATGTTAAGAACCATTTTTGAAAGTTCACCAACGAGGTTTCGCTGGTTTTTCTCTTTTGACAGCCACTCTCCCGCAATATTTGAGATCCTGATTTTCTGAATATAAGGGCGTATGTTTTGAGGTGACAGGAAGTTTGAGACCACGAAGGTCCCAAGATTATCACCAATGCGCTCCTTACTGTTTTGAATCAGGTTGGTATGCGGGATCTTAAGTCCGAGGGGATGATGGAATAGTGCGGTCACCGCGAACCAGTCGGCGAGTGCACCTACCATAGCTGCCTCAGAGAAGGCCCGGATATAGCCTATCCAGTGGGCTGGATTCTGCTTTTCCAGCACGGTCGTAATTACAAATACGACGGCCATCAATACAAACAGTCCGGTGGCAAACATTTTATATTTCTGTAGCTGCTTACGTTTTAGGTGATCGTTCATATCTCAAATTTATGTAAATCCTACTGAAAGCAGTGCTGCTATTAACATGCCGATACTATAATGTACCGGCAAATTTGACCACAAGTATTATACTGAAGCCGTTTTAATATTTATACCTAATTTTGAAGATATTTTGAACAGAATGAAACCTTTGCTTTTCCTGCTCTTTCTGATTAACATGCAGATGTGTACACAGTTAAACCAATCCGAAAATACTAAAGTTATGCAAAATACTCCCAAAAATCCTTATTACTCCAGAACAGACCGTACAAAACTTACCGTCACAAACGCCGAATGGAAAAAGATCCTGCCACCCGACCTGTATGCAATTGCCCGCGAAGCCGATACGGAAAGACCTTTTACCGGAAAATATAATGAATTTGATGAGCTGGGTGATTATTACTGTGCAGTTTGCGGTAATCATCTTTTCCGTTCGGATTCTAAATTCTCGTCTACCTGTGGCTGGCCAAGTTTTTTTGAGGCTGATAAGGAGGGAGTGGCTTATAACCGTGACTCCAGTCATGGGATGGAAAGGATTGAGGTAGTTTGTAAACGCTGCGATTCACACTTGGGTCATGTCTTTAACGACGGTCCGCCACCGACAGGGATGCGTTATTGTATGAATTCTGTGAGCCTTGAATTTGTAGGTGACTCCCAAAAATAATAACAAATTGTAGCGCAAAAACTGTTAAATTCTCTTAATTAGAGTTAAACTTTTGGGATGTAACCTCCTGAAGGATATCGTTATGTAATTTTGCCGCACCAATCAATTTAACATAATAATATGCGTAATTTACTTCTGGCTGTCTCAGCCACCTTTATACTGACCACCTCCTTTTACAGAGATACCCGCGAAGTTTCTGCTGACAATACTATTGAAAATCCTGTGCCGCTTTCGTCCGAAAGTGAAAATTCACCTGTACTTAATGTTGATGCTGCAGCTGAACTCTACAAGACAATCAACTTCGGAAGTGGCAATAAGATGAATGAAGAAGTTTTCGGGAAGGCTTTTCAGGGATATTCAAACTTAATGAAAGCCGGAAAACTTGATAACGGTGCGGGCATTCTGACCGTTTGTGATTTCTCACTTTCATCAACAAAGAAAAGATTGTGGGTTATTGACATGAATTCTAAAAAGGTTCTTTTCAATGAGTTGGTAGCCCACGGAAAGAATACAGGAGAAGAATTTGCGACAAAATTCTCGAACACCGAAAGTTCACTGCAAAGCAGCATGGGTTTTTATATTACGGAATCTACTTACAATGGTTCTAACGGTTACTCGCTGAAGCTGATCGGGATGGATAAAGGCTACAACGACAACGCGTACAAACGTGCCATCGTAATGCATGGTGCCGATTATATTAGTGAGGAATTCATTAAGGCACAGAACAGGATTGGCCGCAGTTGGGGCTGCCCCGCCGTGGCACGTGAACTGGCGGAACCTATAATCAACACCATAAAAGGTCAGAATGTGCTCTTCATCTACTATCCGGACCAAACATATCTGGAATCTTCTGAATGGCTTAAGGCATAACTGCTATAATACATAATAAAAAGGGAAGCCGGCGTATGCTGACTTCCCTTTTTTTATTACCCAAACTACTATCAGAATTTGAGGTCGAGGCCTATATAAAAATTGGCCGGCATAATGGGTGCGTACACCATTCCGCCGTCAAAATAATTTCCAAAAGGATTGGAGGCATCAATAATGGGATTGTCCTGGGTAAATGATGTCAGGTTTTCGCCGCCCACGTAAACTCTGATGTTTTCCGAGAAGTCACGCGAAATCTGCGCATTCAGCGTCATGAAAGGATCTGAAGTGCGAGCCAGTTGAAATTGGGAAGGATTGGATGACAGGTTGGGCAGGTTCTGCTTTCCTACATACTGAAGCGTGGTGTCAAAAGACCAAAAAGCCTTTCTTTCATTGGCTTCGGTGCTGTACGAGGCATTAAAAAACCCTCTGTTCTTAGCCATAAAAGGTATGTTTCTTCTGCCTTCCAGATAATCTGCCTGCACATCATAGTATTTGTAAGCCAGACGAAGGTCCAGGTTTTTAGCCGGTGAAAAGTCCAGCTGGGTCTGGAAACTGTTGGCAAAGGATTTTCCGTTCAGATTGTAGAATACAATTTTCTGTGGAGATACGTCAAGGTCTGTCAGGACCTGATTCTGGAAGTCCGTACGGAAGAAATCAGCTACCAAAGTAGCTTTCCTGCTGAAAAGGTTAAATTCCTGCTGTAGGCTGGCACCGTAATTCCATGCAGTTTCAGGCTTCAGGTCATATATCTTACCGCCATTTCCCAGTATTTCGATTTGCCTGTTGGACGCAAAATACTGCTGGTTTTCAGCAAAGACATTCGCTGTGCGGAATCCTCTTCCGGCCGAAAGACGAAGTATGGTCTTCGGTGTAAAATCATATTTAAAATTAACACGCGGTGTGAACTGCGTTCCGGCCAGATTGTGAAAATCGGCTCTGGCCCCGGCCACCAAAGTGTATTTTTCTCCTGTTAGGGTGTATTCCAGGAAGAGTCCGGGAACAGTTTCTGTGCGGCTATAGCCCTCCTGAAGATATACTTCATCAAATTTATCAAACAGGAAACTCGCACCGGCTTTGTATTTGTGGTTGGTGTTTCCCAAGATGCTTTCAAAAATCAGATTGGAATAAAAGGTGCTTTGCTTGCCCAAATAATTCCTGTTTCCGAAGAAACTGTCCTGTTCGTGATGGCTGTACTGGTTCATCCAGCCGATACTTTGGTAGGGTTTGCCTTCAAAAACATACCCCGTCTTGTTCCAGATGTCAAATTTAGCCAGGTCAATTCCGATACCATAAAGACTCTGCTGAGACTGGTCAGTATGTCTGTCATAGTCTTTCTGTCCACCGTGTCGCTGATCCTTAACGAAACTGATTCCGAAGTGAGTCCCCAGACCCGAATTTTCCAGGTCATTGTAATTAAGTAAATAAGCGGCATTGATCTGGTTGCCTGTGGGCTGGTCCAGGAAGCCGTCGTCATTTGTGTCCATTTTGGCTACAGTTGCATTTCCGTGCAGAAGTACTGTCTGATTCCATTGGCCGGTAAGCGCGCTTGTTGATGTGATATTAGTTTCAAACCTTCCGTTGGCATCGCCAAAGAAATTAAGAGCTGTTTCCGGAGCTGTCTGAAACTTCAGGAATTCAGTATTGATTTGTCCGGTTATACTTTCATATCCGTTGGTTACCGTACTTCCGCCTTTTGTCAGCTGTATGCCGCCAATCCACCTGCCCGGGATTAAGTTTAGTCCGTAAGGTGAGGCCAAACCACGTATTGAGGGCAGCAGTTCCCTTGTGAGCGAGGTGTACTTCTGGTCCAGACCTAACATTTTCAGCTGTTTTGTGCCGGAAACAGCATTACTGAAAGAAACATCTACAGTTGCATTCGTTTCAAAACTTTCTGATAGGTTGCAGCAGGCCGCCTTCAGCAATTCTTTTTGGCCAATGTTAAAGGTTAGACCCGCAGATTTGCGGCTTAGTGAAGTTGCTTCTTCCTTCTTGGTGATCAAGACACCGTCTATATTATGGTCAATGTGGTCCTTATGCTGGGTAAAATCCTTGGGAGCTTGCTGTTCATCGCTGTGAACCAGATCACTCTTTACACCAAAAGCCAGTTCGCGGTCGTAGAGGCAGCATGCGGGCAAAGCATTATACACAGAATCCTTTGCCAGGAATTTTTCATTGTCGTGACCAGCTTCTGCAATTTTCTGCAGAATAATGTCTGAAGATGTTTTTGATGGGTCAAAATTGAGCACCACAGTCTGGGTCTCAGAATTCCAGTCCGCAGTTGTGGCGCCGGCGTCTTTGGCGGCCTTTTCAATCCTGGCTTTGCATGAACCACAGTTTCCTTTTACAAAAAATGTATTCGCAGGTAAGGCGGAAACACTGGCTTGCGGTTCTATGTTGGTCGTTATAAACGAAGGAGTCCTTTCGTACAGGCAGCAGCCGGGAAGGTTACTGTACACTGAGTCGGGAGCGGTATATTTTTCATTGTCGTGACCAACCTCGGCGATTTTTTTAAGTATCGTATCTCCAGTAACCCTGGCAGCGTCATATTTTACACTCAGCGTTTGGGTGTTGGCGTTCCAGTTGGCGGATGCCGCACCGGCGCTCTTTGCGGTGGTTTCTATTCTGTCTTTACACATACCACATTCACCTTTTACTTTGAAGGTGGATTCGGTAATGGTTTGGGCATTTAATAACTGAGTGAAGAAAAGGGATATAATCAGAACACTTTTTAATAAAGTTTTCATCGTAAAAATTTAGATTAATTAAAAGAGAATTTGCCCAGTGAACGTACCTTGGGCATAGAATCGGATAATTAACCTATTTTAGGAGGTTGCCAGATTTTGGCTGCGGCATCGGAAAGTTCGGGGCTTAAATAGCTAAAGGCCTTGCTGTTGTCTGCAGCGGATAAGGTGTTATCTGTTACCTTAATGTCCTGTGCAATGGAGGCAAAAACCGTGGTAGTGGAGCAGGATTTGCAGCTCGTACAGTCACCTCCACAGGATTTTTTTTCTCCACTATGACAAGGCTTGCTATCACTTTCAGGAGAGGGACAGCAGTCTGCGGAACCGGAAACAGAGCAGCAGTCCTGCTGGAGGAGTTGAGCAAAGAGGTTCTGCTTAGGCATTACAAAAATACCCAAACAGAAAATTAAAATCAGTATGTGAAGTTTCCCTGCCATTTAAGGCACAAAATTAGGCAATTTATTTTAAAGGTGCGCCTACGGCGATATCACATCTGTGTCCGGGCTGGCCATGGGCAGGGTTAAGACCCGCTTTTCCGGTGGTCGCAGCTGCCGGTTTGTTTGCAACGTTATACGCCATTGGGTCTGGTGTACCAGTGGCGGGAACTATGCTGGCAGGTGTCGCCGTGCCTGTAGTACTTTTGGCAGGGCTGTTAAGCGGTGCCCCAACGGAGATATCGCACCTGTGGCCGGGTTGGCCGTGTGGCGGGTTCATGCCGGGAGCGGTAGTAGGTGGTGGTGTTACATTATAAGCCGCGGGATCTTTCTTCGCCGAATTAGGATCTACAGTAATGGACTGCTGAGCAGCAGGGCTTTTTGCGGCAGAATTAAGTGGTGCACCTACAGGAATCTCGCATTTATGTCCGGGCTGTCCGTGTGGAGGGTTGGTGCCGGGTGCTGTTTGCTGTGCTCCGGCGGTGTTCTGTGCCACGCCGGGTACCGATGCCGTTCCACCTGCAGGTAACAGCATATTTGAGGCTTGGGCCTTTGCTGCATCAGCTTTGCTGTTTGTGGAAGCTGCAGTGTTTGAATCCTTAAGATAAGTGGGCTTCTGGTCTTTGTCACAGGAGTTGAGAGCCAGAATACTTGCGATTATAAATAGTGTACTAATTTTCATGTTGTTATCTTCTGATTCAGCAAAAATAGCAAATTCTGCTGACTTTGCAGTATCTGTTTGTTTTTTGTAAAATTCTCGTATTTTGAACGGTTTACAGCTTGAAAAAATTACATTTGCAGCTAAAATAAAACTAAAGTACTTATGAAAAATGTATTTGTATTGATCTTTATGGTCTTTTCTGTGGTGTTGTTTTCTCAGGACAGGAAAAGTTTAGGTCAGGATTTTGTGAAATCCATGTTCTCAGATAATGAAAGTGAAAGGGCGTATGCAATGTTTGACTCAACGATTAAAGAACAGCTTCCGCCGTCCGAATTTAAAGAATTGGGCTCTCAGATCACGGGTCAGACCGGAGCTTTCAAAAAAATCCTTGATGTAAACAATGAGGAGGATACCTATTATTTTTATTCTGAATTTGAAAAGACCAGTCTGGATGTTCAGGTCACCTTTAACAAAGAGAATAAAATTGCAGGCTTTTATTTCGTACCTCATAAAGAATTTGCAGCCGAAAGTAAGAAGTAAGACCGTAATTTAAAAAAGACAAACAGCAAAAACACCTCGCAGTACTGGACTGCGAGGTGTTTATAATAATAATATTGAAGGATTAGTTTTTTACCAGCAGGCGGAAACCCTCGCCGTGTACGTTAATGATCTCAAGACCCTCATCATCGCGAAGCAGCTTCCGCAGTTTAGCGATATAGACGTCCATACTGCGTGCTGTAAAATAATTTTCCTTTTTCCAGATTTTCCTGAGTGCCAGATCCCGCGGCATGAAATCGTTTCGGTGCTGACAAAGTAGCTTCAGGAGTTCGTTTTCCTTTGGTGAAAGTTTATATTCTTCATCGCCCACGCGGAGTTGCCTCAACATGGAATCGAAGAAAATATTACTGATCTTGAACTGTTCCTGTTCGTCATTTTCTACCGCTGCGCTGCGCTGCAGGATGGCCTTGATCTTATACA belongs to Chryseobacterium sp. and includes:
- a CDS encoding murein L,D-transpeptidase catalytic domain family protein, with the translated sequence MRNLLLAVSATFILTTSFYRDTREVSADNTIENPVPLSSESENSPVLNVDAAAELYKTINFGSGNKMNEEVFGKAFQGYSNLMKAGKLDNGAGILTVCDFSLSSTKKRLWVIDMNSKKVLFNELVAHGKNTGEEFATKFSNTESSLQSSMGFYITESTYNGSNGYSLKLIGMDKGYNDNAYKRAIVMHGADYISEEFIKAQNRIGRSWGCPAVARELAEPIINTIKGQNVLFIYYPDQTYLESSEWLKA
- a CDS encoding DUF3887 domain-containing protein produces the protein MKNVFVLIFMVFSVVLFSQDRKSLGQDFVKSMFSDNESERAYAMFDSTIKEQLPPSEFKELGSQITGQTGAFKKILDVNNEEDTYYFYSEFEKTSLDVQVTFNKENKIAGFYFVPHKEFAAESKK
- a CDS encoding TonB-dependent receptor domain-containing protein, producing the protein MKTLLKSVLIISLFFTQLLNAQTITESTFKVKGECGMCKDRIETTAKSAGAASANWNANTQTLSVKYDAARVTGDTILKKIAEVGHDNEKYTAPDSVYSNLPGCCLYERTPSFITTNIEPQASVSALPANTFFVKGNCGSCKARIEKAAKDAGATTADWNSETQTVVLNFDPSKTSSDIILQKIAEAGHDNEKFLAKDSVYNALPACCLYDRELAFGVKSDLVHSDEQQAPKDFTQHKDHIDHNIDGVLITKKEEATSLSRKSAGLTFNIGQKELLKAACCNLSESFETNATVDVSFSNAVSGTKQLKMLGLDQKYTSLTRELLPSIRGLASPYGLNLIPGRWIGGIQLTKGGSTVTNGYESITGQINTEFLKFQTAPETALNFFGDANGRFETNITSTSALTGQWNQTVLLHGNATVAKMDTNDDGFLDQPTGNQINAAYLLNYNDLENSGLGTHFGISFVKDQRHGGQKDYDRHTDQSQQSLYGIGIDLAKFDIWNKTGYVFEGKPYQSIGWMNQYSHHEQDSFFGNRNYLGKQSTFYSNLIFESILGNTNHKYKAGASFLFDKFDEVYLQEGYSRTETVPGLFLEYTLTGEKYTLVAGARADFHNLAGTQFTPRVNFKYDFTPKTILRLSAGRGFRTANVFAENQQYFASNRQIEILGNGGKIYDLKPETAWNYGASLQQEFNLFSRKATLVADFFRTDFQNQVLTDLDVSPQKIVFYNLNGKSFANSFQTQLDFSPAKNLDLRLAYKYYDVQADYLEGRRNIPFMAKNRGFFNASYSTEANERKAFWSFDTTLQYVGKQNLPNLSSNPSQFQLARTSDPFMTLNAQISRDFSENIRVYVGGENLTSFTQDNPIIDASNPFGNYFDGGMVYAPIMPANFYIGLDLKF
- a CDS encoding quinone-dependent dihydroorotate dehydrogenase; protein product: MYKSFIRPLLFKFDPEEVHYFTFSVLKNFKFLTSIVFPKPIVDKRLEREVFGLKFKNPVGLAAGFDKDAKMFSELSDLGFGFIEIGTLTPKPQDGNPKKRLFRLKEDSAIINRMGFNNGGVDAAVERLKKNKNVLIGGNIGKNKITPNEEAVNDYIICFEKLFPYVDYFVVNVSSPNTPNLRALQDKEPLTKLLSELQTLNVAKEKPKPILLKIAPDLTDDQLMDIIDIVKITGIAGVIATNTTLSREGLRSENKVESGGLSGKPLTKRSTEVIRFLSEKSNKAFPIIGVGGIHSAEDALEKLEAGASLVQLYTGFIYEGPELIHEINTKLLQTEKEPVF
- a CDS encoding response regulator transcription factor — translated: MNNRILLVEDDQSFGAVLKDYLTINNFEVTLAVDGEQGLKEFTENEFDICIFDVMMPKKDGFSLAEDVKKIDKNTPIIFLTAKNLREDILKGYQLGADDYITKPFDTELLLYKIKAILQRSAAVENDEQEQFKISNIFFDSMLRQLRVGDEEYKLSPKENELLKLLCQHRNDFMPRDLALRKIWKKENYFTARSMDVYIAKLRKLLRDDEGLEIINVHGEGFRLLVKN
- the msrB gene encoding peptide-methionine (R)-S-oxide reductase MsrB, translating into MCTQLNQSENTKVMQNTPKNPYYSRTDRTKLTVTNAEWKKILPPDLYAIAREADTERPFTGKYNEFDELGDYYCAVCGNHLFRSDSKFSSTCGWPSFFEADKEGVAYNRDSSHGMERIEVVCKRCDSHLGHVFNDGPPPTGMRYCMNSVSLEFVGDSQK
- a CDS encoding DUF445 domain-containing protein, producing MNDHLKRKQLQKYKMFATGLFVLMAVVFVITTVLEKQNPAHWIGYIRAFSEAAMVGALADWFAVTALFHHPLGLKIPHTNLIQNSKERIGDNLGTFVVSNFLSPQNIRPYIQKIRISNIAGEWLSKEKNQRNLVGELSKMVLNILHKLDDDAAAELIAKKAREMTNDLKINRIVGSGIEYLVEKEDHQKMITGLAKQIKEYVLTNQQIVKERVQKESYFLIPKFVDDTIADKITNGLSKFFEEVENNPGHSLRAEITAKLFAFSEEVQSEKKWEDEFRNIKNDFLTDVKLKEYSADIWRSIKQSLTQELEEEDSALKRYLTKNLSELSQNLQTDEKLQYKIDHWVRVTAYKYILKNTHQASHLISSTVGNWEGRELSEKLELEVGKDLQFIRVNGTLVGGLVGLIIYTVSNFFI